A section of the Bacillota bacterium genome encodes:
- a CDS encoding magnesium chelatase: MKGYLDLVVHDGNRPLMEALEASVVSLLAGRPLHVHVEGLRGTGKTTIIRAMRDVLPSMRRIKGCPYNCDPESPHCPEHRGLCREAIEAIGTEEVPVPFLEISHAAKIGTVVGSIDLARIVDPSMPEAALLPGVLPRAHRGVVFIDEINRLADTSPELTDVLLDVMGTKPGRLQVEETGLPTFEIPITCAVWAASNPDEEPGALEDIRRQLSDRFDFTVNMARPQDQSTVKRILLDGEDRLSLQPSSIPGRGGASSRCLEVVRERMLGRAAALPDVTLPDDLASLLAEVYVSFGMESLRAVEAISLGARVRAALCARPHASIEDVRTVLPFALRHRVDASTLISIGKFFDEYESRCGRRREVDPPKDETSEGTRDASADEARYKDRDLGAAIGEQGSRPDTLWERLMKGMGFTRPDAPKGGPTGGGRSGSGQASPRASAAGAGPTGGGGADCGSPQETSHESRASAISDPTDFPLVAPPMKARSLAQLAGGEVVFTEEDLRLR, encoded by the coding sequence ATGAAGGGATACCTGGATCTTGTCGTCCATGACGGCAATCGTCCACTCATGGAAGCACTCGAGGCTTCAGTCGTGTCGCTCCTTGCCGGGCGGCCCCTCCACGTTCACGTGGAGGGACTTCGAGGCACCGGGAAGACCACGATCATTCGCGCCATGAGGGATGTGCTTCCGAGCATGCGGAGGATCAAAGGTTGCCCGTACAACTGCGACCCCGAGAGCCCTCACTGCCCCGAGCATCGGGGCCTCTGCCGCGAAGCCATCGAAGCTATAGGAACGGAGGAGGTGCCCGTCCCTTTCCTTGAGATATCTCATGCCGCGAAGATCGGCACTGTGGTGGGAAGCATCGACCTCGCACGGATCGTGGACCCTTCAATGCCGGAGGCTGCGCTTCTGCCTGGCGTGCTCCCCCGGGCACACAGGGGGGTCGTCTTCATCGACGAGATCAACAGGCTCGCCGATACCTCTCCTGAGCTCACGGACGTGCTCTTGGATGTCATGGGCACCAAGCCCGGCCGTCTCCAGGTGGAGGAAACCGGCTTGCCCACGTTCGAGATCCCCATCACGTGCGCCGTGTGGGCCGCAAGCAATCCCGACGAGGAGCCCGGCGCGCTGGAGGACATACGGAGGCAGCTCTCCGACAGATTCGACTTCACGGTGAACATGGCGAGACCTCAGGACCAATCCACGGTAAAACGCATCCTCCTCGACGGCGAGGACCGGCTCAGTCTGCAGCCATCCTCCATCCCTGGACGGGGCGGGGCTTCGTCGAGGTGTCTAGAAGTGGTTAGAGAGAGAATGCTGGGGCGGGCAGCGGCGTTGCCCGACGTGACCCTGCCCGATGACCTAGCCTCTCTCCTCGCGGAGGTGTACGTGAGCTTCGGCATGGAGAGCCTTCGAGCTGTGGAGGCCATCTCGCTCGGAGCTCGCGTGCGCGCTGCGCTATGCGCGAGACCGCACGCTTCCATCGAGGACGTGAGGACGGTGCTCCCCTTTGCCCTCCGACACAGGGTGGACGCCTCCACTCTCATAAGCATCGGGAAGTTCTTCGATGAGTACGAATCCAGGTGCGGTAGGCGTCGGGAGGTGGACCCGCCCAAGGACGAGACGTCCGAAGGAACGCGGGACGCTTCCGCAGATGAAGCGCGATACAAGGACAGGGACCTAGGAGCCGCGATAGGCGAGCAAGGCTCGCGTCCGGACACTCTCTGGGAGAGACTCATGAAGGGCATGGGCTTCACGAGGCCGGACGCGCCCAAGGGCGGGCCGACAGGGGGCGGTCGTTCAGGGTCGGGCCAGGCCTCCCCTAGGGCGTCCGCGGCGGGCGCAGGTCCCACGGGCGGCGGGGGCGCGGATTGCGGGAGTCCCCAGGAGACGAGCCACGAGAGTCGCGCGAGCGCCATATCCGATCCGACCGACTTCCCCCTCGTGGCACCTCCCATGAAAGCTAGAAGCCTTGCTCAACTGGCCGGCGGTGAGGTAGTGTTCACGGAGGAGGATCTCAGGCTCCGATGA
- a CDS encoding sigma 54-interacting transcriptional regulator, which yields MNIERAANRASDEGSSRELLENLRVILDSIDEGIHVVDRNGVTVLYNRVAAQLDNLREDEVVGKHILEVFPSLSRETSTLLQVLRTGQPICNREQTFTTYKGDEITTLNSTLPVKVDGKLVGAVEVSRNITLMREMAHRIVDLQVELFGRREGRRETESEGARYTFRDIVGESESILELKRRAARAAASSSSVLVYGETGTGKELFVQAVHNASPRAHGPFVAQNCAAFPEGLLEGILFGTTRGSFTGAQDRPGLFELADGGSIFLDEIDSMPASLQAKLLRVLSEKCVRRVGDTKVRRIDVRVMAAMSRPPLDAVAQGVLREDLYYRLNVISFGIPPLRERREDIPLLVAHFIARLNERLMMSVRGVSDEVLRIFFAYAWPGNVRELEHAVEGAMHLLDGDVIMLEHLPDNLRNLEIRKDGERSLPTAIPTAAGRSAADAARRVALEFQGNFRLAVADVENSLVRKALIEAGGNISKAARALGIPRQTLQYRLKKLGIDPKAIQAPDPAPL from the coding sequence GTGAACATCGAGAGGGCTGCGAACCGGGCTAGCGACGAGGGCAGCTCCAGGGAGCTCTTGGAGAATCTGCGCGTGATCCTCGATTCCATCGACGAAGGCATTCACGTTGTCGATAGGAACGGAGTCACTGTTCTCTACAACAGGGTCGCGGCCCAACTGGACAACCTCAGAGAAGACGAAGTGGTGGGCAAGCACATCCTGGAAGTCTTCCCGTCTCTTTCGAGGGAGACGAGCACTCTACTTCAGGTTCTGCGAACAGGTCAGCCCATATGCAACAGGGAGCAGACATTCACCACTTACAAGGGAGATGAGATAACCACTCTAAACTCCACGCTGCCCGTAAAAGTCGACGGGAAACTCGTGGGAGCCGTGGAAGTCTCTCGCAATATCACCCTCATGAGAGAGATGGCCCACCGAATAGTCGACCTTCAGGTAGAGCTGTTCGGTCGCCGCGAGGGAAGACGTGAGACAGAGTCGGAGGGAGCGCGATACACATTCAGGGACATAGTGGGCGAAAGCGAGAGCATCCTCGAGCTCAAGCGCAGGGCGGCACGGGCGGCCGCAAGCTCGTCATCAGTCCTCGTGTACGGTGAGACCGGCACCGGCAAGGAGCTGTTCGTGCAGGCTGTTCACAACGCGAGCCCGCGCGCGCACGGCCCGTTCGTCGCCCAGAACTGCGCGGCGTTTCCCGAAGGGCTCCTGGAGGGAATCCTCTTTGGCACCACGAGAGGCAGCTTCACCGGGGCCCAGGACAGACCGGGGCTGTTCGAGCTTGCCGATGGAGGAAGCATTTTCCTTGACGAGATAGACTCGATGCCCGCGAGCCTTCAGGCGAAACTCCTCAGAGTGCTTTCGGAGAAGTGCGTCAGAAGGGTCGGCGACACGAAGGTGCGAAGGATAGACGTCCGCGTGATGGCCGCCATGTCCCGGCCTCCGCTCGACGCTGTGGCCCAGGGCGTGCTTCGCGAGGACTTGTATTACCGTTTGAACGTGATCTCCTTCGGAATACCGCCTTTGCGAGAGAGACGCGAGGACATCCCTCTCCTCGTCGCCCACTTCATCGCCAGACTCAACGAGCGTCTCATGATGAGTGTGAGAGGGGTTTCCGACGAGGTTTTGAGGATCTTCTTCGCGTACGCCTGGCCAGGAAACGTGCGCGAGCTCGAGCACGCGGTCGAGGGGGCCATGCACCTCCTCGACGGGGACGTCATAATGCTCGAGCACCTCCCGGATAACCTCCGAAACCTTGAGATACGCAAAGACGGCGAGAGGAGCCTTCCCACCGCCATTCCCACCGCCGCCGGTCGGAGTGCGGCCGACGCCGCTCGTCGAGTTGCCCTCGAGTTCCAGGGGAATTTCCGCCTGGCGGTGGCGGACGTGGAGAACTCCCTCGTGAGAAAGGCTTTGATCGAGGCAGGCGGGAACATCTCCAAAGCCGCACGGGCTCTCGGCATCCCACGTCAGACTCTTCAGTACAGACTAAAGAAGCTAGGCATAGACCCGAAAGCGATTCAGGCTCCCGATCCGGCCCCGCTGTGA